In one Arachis duranensis cultivar V14167 chromosome 9, aradu.V14167.gnm2.J7QH, whole genome shotgun sequence genomic region, the following are encoded:
- the LOC107468009 gene encoding uncharacterized protein LOC107468009 isoform X2 → MVEHYNKLVKLVARAFYEDLTSKGDNQPKSGRSDNRGIAVVILDALTRRQWVREEDLAKDLKLHTKQLRRTLRFFEEEKIITRFHRKETAKGAKIFSAAVAATVDAQHPTKEGEEKIYDVVRYRLHRMKHKLKDELDNKNTVQEYICTTCGKRYNALDALRLISFEDDDFHCESCNGKLEIESDKIAAQDGGDVDENARRRRREKLKDMLQKLESELKPLTDQLNRVKDLPVPDFGNLQAWEARAAAAGRAAGGDGSDKSQLGPIPYSGDTKVVVDFNGSELKGAVKSETESTSLKVLPPWMIRQGMVLTKEQRGEVKQETKMDGTSTSTATQYSDDKKSSILQEDNKNIQDEYIKAYYAALLKQQEEWQDASKNQEPNAPAAEDPSSSTSNRQVGVKSKREEDEEDDGTEWEDAPFGGIGNGYKVNDLNFKSDKDQPQPQADASDDDDDVDWEEG, encoded by the exons ATGGTTGAACACTACAACAA GCTGGTGAAGCTGGTGGCGAGGGCTTTCTACGAAGATCTAACGAGCAAAGGTGATAATCAACCCAAAAGCGGAAGAAGTGATAACAGAGGAATCGCCGTTGTGATCCTCGACGCCCTCACCAG ACGGCAATGGGTTAGGGAAGAAGACTTGGCAAAGGACCTCAAATTGCATACGAAACAGCTTCGTCGAACTCTGCGGTtctttgaagaagaaaagataataaCCCGGTTTCACAGAAAAGAG ACAGCAAAAGGTGCAAAAATTTTTAGTGCTGCTGTAGCTGCTACAGTCGATGCTCAACATCCAACAAAAGAGGGAGAAGAAAAG atatatgatgtggtcagaTACAGACTGCATCGCATGAAGCATAAGCTGAAAGATGAATTGGATAACAAAAACACAGTTCAGGAATATATATGTACAACCTGTGGGAAAAG ATACAATGCTTTGGATGCATTGCGGTTGATTTCATTTGAAGATGACGACTTCCATTGTGAAAGTTGTAATGGAAAACTTGAGATTGAAAGCGATAAGATTGCTGCTCAAGATGGGGGAGATGTTGATGAAAATGCAAGACGACGACGACGTGAAAAGTTAAAAGATATGCTTCAAAAATTGGAG TCGGAGCTCAAGCCTTTAACAGACCAACTCAATCGAGTAAAAGACTTGCCTGTCCCAGATTTTGGCAATCTTCAAGCATGGGAAGCTCGAGCTGCTGCTGCTGGGCGTGCAGCCGGTGGAGATGGTTCTGATAAATCTCAGCTTGGACCAATCCCTTACAGTGGAGATACAAAG GTTGTGGTTGATTTCAATGGCTCCGAATTAAAAGGAGCTGTTAAGTCAGAAACTGAAAGTACCAGTTTAAAGGTTTTGCCACCATGGATGATTAGACAGGGAATGGTTCTTACAAAAGAACAGCGAGGAGAGGTGAAGCAGGAAACAAAAATGGATGGGACTTCAACATCCACAGCAACACAATACTCGGACGACAAAAAGTCATCAATTTTGCAAGAGGATAACAAGAATATACAG GATGAGTATATCAAGGCTTATTATGCTGCTTTACTTAAGCAACAAGAAGAATGGCAAGATGCATCAAAAAATCAAGAACCAAATGCACCTGCAGCAGAGGATCCTTCTAGCAGTACTTCCAATCGTCAGGTTGGAGTCAAATCAAAACGCGAGGAAGACGAAGAAGATGATGGTACTGAGTGGGAGGATGCTCCATTTGGAG GCATTGGAAATGGTTACAAGGTCaatgatttgaattttaaatctGACAAGGATCAACCGCAACCACAAGCAGATGCTAgtgatgatgacgatgatgttGACTGGGAAGAAGGCTAA
- the LOC107468009 gene encoding uncharacterized protein LOC107468009 isoform X1: protein MVEHYNKLVKLVARAFYEDLTSKGDNQPKSGRSDNRGIAVVILDALTRRQWVREEDLAKDLKLHTKQLRRTLRFFEEEKIITRFHRKETAKGAKIFSAAVAATVDAQHPTKEGEEKVKLHTHSYCCLDYAQIYDVVRYRLHRMKHKLKDELDNKNTVQEYICTTCGKRYNALDALRLISFEDDDFHCESCNGKLEIESDKIAAQDGGDVDENARRRRREKLKDMLQKLESELKPLTDQLNRVKDLPVPDFGNLQAWEARAAAAGRAAGGDGSDKSQLGPIPYSGDTKVVVDFNGSELKGAVKSETESTSLKVLPPWMIRQGMVLTKEQRGEVKQETKMDGTSTSTATQYSDDKKSSILQEDNKNIQDEYIKAYYAALLKQQEEWQDASKNQEPNAPAAEDPSSSTSNRQVGVKSKREEDEEDDGTEWEDAPFGGIGNGYKVNDLNFKSDKDQPQPQADASDDDDDVDWEEG from the exons ATGGTTGAACACTACAACAA GCTGGTGAAGCTGGTGGCGAGGGCTTTCTACGAAGATCTAACGAGCAAAGGTGATAATCAACCCAAAAGCGGAAGAAGTGATAACAGAGGAATCGCCGTTGTGATCCTCGACGCCCTCACCAG ACGGCAATGGGTTAGGGAAGAAGACTTGGCAAAGGACCTCAAATTGCATACGAAACAGCTTCGTCGAACTCTGCGGTtctttgaagaagaaaagataataaCCCGGTTTCACAGAAAAGAG ACAGCAAAAGGTGCAAAAATTTTTAGTGCTGCTGTAGCTGCTACAGTCGATGCTCAACATCCAACAAAAGAGGGAGAAGAAAAGGTCAAGCTGCACACACACTCTTATTGTTGTCTAGATTATGCACAG atatatgatgtggtcagaTACAGACTGCATCGCATGAAGCATAAGCTGAAAGATGAATTGGATAACAAAAACACAGTTCAGGAATATATATGTACAACCTGTGGGAAAAG ATACAATGCTTTGGATGCATTGCGGTTGATTTCATTTGAAGATGACGACTTCCATTGTGAAAGTTGTAATGGAAAACTTGAGATTGAAAGCGATAAGATTGCTGCTCAAGATGGGGGAGATGTTGATGAAAATGCAAGACGACGACGACGTGAAAAGTTAAAAGATATGCTTCAAAAATTGGAG TCGGAGCTCAAGCCTTTAACAGACCAACTCAATCGAGTAAAAGACTTGCCTGTCCCAGATTTTGGCAATCTTCAAGCATGGGAAGCTCGAGCTGCTGCTGCTGGGCGTGCAGCCGGTGGAGATGGTTCTGATAAATCTCAGCTTGGACCAATCCCTTACAGTGGAGATACAAAG GTTGTGGTTGATTTCAATGGCTCCGAATTAAAAGGAGCTGTTAAGTCAGAAACTGAAAGTACCAGTTTAAAGGTTTTGCCACCATGGATGATTAGACAGGGAATGGTTCTTACAAAAGAACAGCGAGGAGAGGTGAAGCAGGAAACAAAAATGGATGGGACTTCAACATCCACAGCAACACAATACTCGGACGACAAAAAGTCATCAATTTTGCAAGAGGATAACAAGAATATACAG GATGAGTATATCAAGGCTTATTATGCTGCTTTACTTAAGCAACAAGAAGAATGGCAAGATGCATCAAAAAATCAAGAACCAAATGCACCTGCAGCAGAGGATCCTTCTAGCAGTACTTCCAATCGTCAGGTTGGAGTCAAATCAAAACGCGAGGAAGACGAAGAAGATGATGGTACTGAGTGGGAGGATGCTCCATTTGGAG GCATTGGAAATGGTTACAAGGTCaatgatttgaattttaaatctGACAAGGATCAACCGCAACCACAAGCAGATGCTAgtgatgatgacgatgatgttGACTGGGAAGAAGGCTAA